A segment of the Arachis hypogaea cultivar Tifrunner chromosome 5, arahy.Tifrunner.gnm2.J5K5, whole genome shotgun sequence genome:
CAATAATAATTTAGATGATGTCATCActagcataataataataataataataatggagacaCTATTGCTTGAGACATCCACACAAAATCATATAAATTAAATGGTCATATTAGTgtgaataattttaaatttagatgtggaaaaataataaaattttattttaattagataCAATCATTAAACACTTAGCTGAGCTTCAAGTAATTagaaagaataatattattttatatgctATCTTTTTGAGGGAGTGATTACTTGCCCTAATTGTATGCATCAATTaagattttaacttttaattaagCATAATATTATTATGTCGTTATAGACCATATGAACACTAGCTATAGTGAAGTTAGGTCAACGttgcaaaaataattttaaattcagAAGTTGGAGTTGACTTATCTTATAATAATCATTTTCTAGCCCTAATTATAGGTGAGCTCTTATTTGTATACATCGTGTCCGATCCATGTGCCTCTCTTGCATCATTTATCTATTCATATAAAACAATATATATTGATGAAGTTGACCTTATATAAAAAATGTTCAGTATGaattcctttgattttttctaaattatatatataataggaatatCAGAAAAAGTTTATctacaatttttttctaaaatactttttattataaataatttatgaaaaattattttattagtttcatAAAGTATTGAATCTATGACTTTTAAGTTTAttgtaatatatttattatattatcctaaataattttaaatttattattattcatattgaTCCCACTACTACtactcataattaattaattgcatTTAGAAATTTGATTAGCCCCAAAATAACCAAGCAAAGCAATACATACATGCTATACTTGTCATGCAAGAAACTGGAACCCTGCTTAGGTTTGGGTAACCATTTAAatgaattcttttaaaaaaatagcttaaatataaagatttttattaataacaatttataaataagttattttgtatttgtatctttagttatagaagtacttattttaaaattgtagcgtttaaataaataattcaaaaaatataattttttttacacaagAGAATGGATATTAAAATAATGATGATAACAAATACCTTACAATATTGAATACTAATTTTACATAATCTAATTACTCATATTACAATCGATTAGACAATGCCAAAGAAATTATTGTGtagttaatattttgttgtgTATTATATGGTaggtataaataaaaaataaatataaaatatgtgtcatgtatgttttgttgttttttttctttttttttttacttctactAGAACTCCTTCCTCCTTTATTAGGGTCAAGAACTTCTTGtaacaactataaaaaaataGCAAGCTATATAAAGATAAAACCACATGTgaacaaaaaatagaattgaaactGAGATTCCATACGACACACaatattaaatacaaatttaatataaaaatagagtggtagaatgataaaaaaaaagtacctGGAACTAGAAGAAAATATACAGCAAGTATTTTAGATAGAACATTGTATGAAAATGATGGTAAAAGACTAGTACTTATAGAAGATAGAATATTGTATAAAAATAGTGGTGAAGGGTTAATATTTCCAGTAGAATTAGGAAACATTTTTATAGAGCTAATAATAAAAGCAGTACAATGatctcttttattttgaattcaaaatttttttgaatgaaagtgataaaataacttttaaagagAGATTAGtcatatttttctacttctttaaAAGTTTTCTGAAAAATTAAAAGCATTTCTCAAAAATTCCAAACGGACTCTTAGTCTATAAGCTAGggtaaatttatattaaaagtctaatatatgatttatattaattttgaaatttatgagacagtgttttttttttttttggtctcacACTGATAcatgaattttattattaaaaatttgattagttAACTGAATTCTACTAAATTTTCATACAGAAGGTAAGTTTGAGAGACAAGTTTGATGATGCATTATTAATCTTTCTAGAGttaaatttatgaaaataaaagaaaagaatgaaagtGAAGTTGATTTTAAAAATGGAAGAAGTGCATTGTGAATTTGTGACTATGAAAAGCGAAGGAAGCATGGTTATGAAATATGGCATCTCATTGATCAGAATTCAGAAATGTAGGAGTTCTGTTCCACTTTGGGTAGACACACATTCCTTTGAGAAAATTGGtcccaaaatgaaaataaataaaataaatcggCAAAAGAGTGGATGAAGATGAAGCATGTCAAATGAGATTCATGATTGATTATTCTCTTTTCTTCCCATTTTCAatctctgttttttatttttctactttttattttttttactcgaTGTCCACGTGTTTCATCATGATTGGTCAAATGCTGTAGACCAAATTATTGAATAGACCCACGTGCATGGACCGCATCTCACGCGCGACATTATTGGTTATTTTATTTGGCTACGCAAAGCtatgttctttatttttgaaactttaatttttttttccttcatttCAAAGAACTATTTATTTGAACAAATTCATGTGTTTAAAAGATATAATGTATTTGAGCGGAAAAAAAAATCGTAAGGTGTGAAACTTGATCGATGTAATGTTATATGTTCTTTGGTTTAGGTTCATTATAatcaagcatatatatatatatatatatatatatatatatatatatatatatatatatatatatatagacaaatTTGGACAATGacaatctaacaataataatgtaaTTGGTGGTAACATATGAATTTTAGAATAGAAACATAGACATTtgataaaagaaatgtttggtgAGTCTAAATAAAGAGAAATGATTTTGAGACATATTGTCTGTTAATTAATCAAGACAAACCAAGAAGAGGAATGAAGTCAATGAACTACTCATGCATCTTTTTTTGTCGTATAATTTAGAAATATAACATTTTAGTATTTCATGATTTATTATATGGTGTAGCAAAAATAttgacatttttaaaattttgtggaTTAAAATGAAATGCCTTTGGAATTTAAAAGACCAAAGTAAACTTTTACTGAATTGGCAATGAATTGTGTTCCTAATAATTGATCACGAAGACGAATGAGAGAATATTGGAAAGTAGGAGAAATTCTTAGTATTACATTGACCAAAGTTTAAAGTGTTTTCTGGTGTACACTAAAAtcgaaataattgcattaaaaagtttttgaaattggCCAACGTGATGCAAGATAATTCTTAATCCGTTTTCTGCTAATGAAATGCTTACGTGGCATAATTAACATAACACTACAGGTCAAAATATAATTTGACCACATATAATGAAGTGATGATGTATTAATTAGTAACTCACGAGACTAAATTTCAGAAACCATTTTAAAACTTTGGTAATATTAGTTACATGATGACTTACAATATATGTGATGAAAATGAAAAAGGCTTCTAACATATACATATTTTTGAGTTGAGAACGAAAATTTAATTAGTGTATCTATACTTTTGAGGTAGATAAGTTGGTGAGTGAGTTCACACATAAAAAACCTTAGCTTATCATGGTAATTATTAAAGAAATATTCGATACATAGGAAACCTACAACCTACTCTTATATACAATCAATTACTCAAAAGTGGGGATTAAGGGTACCGGTTTAATCCTGGCACAAATTAATTCTATAAAATCAAGTTCATTCAAACTCTAATTTGACATACGACAATCGAGGCACACACATAATCACATGCCAACATTTTCCTTTCAAATTATAATCAcatttactaatttatttaattaataaaataagtatgAAAGTTCAAGGTGAGATTTTATCATATGCATTTGCTACCTTAATTATCAGCTATCATACTCTATCTTCATTTTCGTTTTTACTGATCAACCAATTTCAACTACTTTTTCTTCTCCAGTGATTGGAAATAACCGGCGTCCCAGTTTATGGTTGCTAAAGCAACAGTTACAGTGTGAAACCATGCATGCATATTGTTGAGGAACTTCAAGTTTTGTGATTCTTTCGTTTGAGCACTTCAAAATGCATTTTTGTAATTACAGAATGTTAGAATGAATTCATGATGCTGACAAACAACTACCAAGCTGATCTGAGCTTCTAGATGTTTCTAGAACCTAACTTGCTCCCATCTGGGCACACTATAGAACCGCGATACATTTATGATCCAAGGTTGAAGGATAATACACTTGCACGCATTTCGACAAGGCGAAGCGCTTTTTCCAATCACAAGAATGTTACCAGATTGGATCAAAAGCCGAAGTGAGATAACAGGCTAGAATTTCGCAAGACGACGGCTGTGTTCACAAGAAGCTAGTTCCAAGAGCCAGATCACTTAGATTTGAGAGGATTTGTGATCTAGTTGTTCCAACCTGGTGTGCGATTTCAAGTTGTTCCTCCAACGGAAGCATTTCATAACTGCGACGAAGAAAACCAAGTATATTATTTTACATTtcaaaactaggaaacagcataTTAATTGATGAAATGGTGAAATTAATTGACTCAATTTCTCAATAGCATACGCATACAATAATGTTTGGATGAAGATGGAGCTTACTGGCATAGAAGCTCACAGTCCACTATACTGTCGGGGCCAGGCCGATGGGCCTTTCCATTTGATCGGAACTGCCTGAAAGCTCTCGGATTAAGGCCAGCAAGATGGGGTACGGCATCAACAAGCTTTCTCTGTAATGATTGAAGTCTTCGAAATGTAAGTTCATCGAGAGGCGCAATGCAACCTATACTGCCATCCAAGGTACCAAACAATAAGGCAAATCGATTGGTTTTATCGGAGCCAGAACCACTTCGATCAGAAGTGGATAGCATCTGCAACCTCAAGAACTTAGTCACATGGGCACCGACATGAAATTCGGCTCTTGAAAGAAGCTTCTGTCCTTTCCAACTCTCGGACATCTTCGGTGCATAGTAAAAGATCTGCTCGCAAACATCACAAAGGTTATATGCATTAATGAAAAGGCCACCAAAATTTGCAAGAAAAATGAAACAGATGTCACATAACCTTCAGAGCAAGAAGCAGCATTGTTCTTATTTTTTGGAATAAGGAATGTattaagagaaagaagaaagaaaaatatgtaTGGAGCATAAGAAATTGTGCTGAAAATTCATTAGACATAATTATACACAACAATCAAGCCTTTTTCCAATAGATGGAGTTGGCTTTATGGATGAAACAtcagagaaataaaaaataaaaatctgacaTGAATGCAACTTGCCACAACTTCATGCCTTTCCCAagttacattattaaaaaaaaaaaagacataaatgcacataaaaacaaacaaaacacagAAGCATATAGCCTTGAGACCAACCTGGATGTTCTTTTGATCATCTGAAACCATGAGACTCAGAGTACTCCCATCAATCAGAAACTCCGTCGCAAAGCAATCAAGATTACCAAAATCTTTGGCTAATAAGCTAAGTTGAGCACCCTGCTCTTTCCAACTAAGGAAATATATACTTTTATGGATGTCACCAATGAGGATGAAGTTTTTTACCTGGGAAAATGTTAACAGATATTATCTAAAAGAGGTAAGAAGAAATTCATTCAAGAACATCCATTTATctcattctcattttcattttttcttttcacttcaccAGCACTTGTTCAATATATTTACGGTAAGCATTCAAAGCGTATTTCTCTCAGAAAATTACAGGGAACagataatttcaaaattcttttaaccCCCAAAAGCCCAAAAATAATGGGACAAGCTTGGTTGCTATTGTTTAATAAAAGATTGAAGGAAATCTCCCTTACTATATTTAAGCTCACAACATGTAATGGTGGTGCATCAAAAAATGCAATCCCATTCAACTCGGTGCCAGTCCACTTGTGCAAAATAATTTTTGGACCAGATGCTATCAACAGATGGCCCTGAAGAGAGGCCAAGGCAGATATAGCTCCTTTTAATTCCTTTGAGTACACCTCTGAAACCTGTGAAAATGAACATTTAATAACTGCCCAAAAAAAGGTATCACTCAAGGTTTAGCCAAGTGACAAAAAATTGAGCCAAATTTTGAGAAAGCAACCCTGAAGATACCAGAGTTTGAGAATTATCGGTATTTTTTCCTAGAGAGAACAGCAGGATACGTCCTCTAGCAGCCACATCTTCTCCTTGCACATAAGCAGTGCCAACAGCCAAAAGGGTTTCATTTTCTTTGGAGGATGTATtctatgaaaaaagaaaaatcacaaaatggAATTAGTGAGGCCAAGCAGCTAAAAACATGATCTATTCTATTATCATATTCAGCACTCGGAAAATACAATTACCAGCAGTGTAACCATTCTCACAGTAAGGGCATTTTCAGAAGTTTGCATAGGAATTGTTGCCTTTGTTTGCCAAGGGCCACCAGACTTATCTGGCTCCATAATACGAACCTCAAATTCATCAACAGAATAAAAACGGTTTTGTTCATCAGGATTTAGATTCTGGCTCTCACTCTGATGGTTGGAATCTTGTTCAACTAGAGAAACAACTTGATTAAgtggtttaggaacctggttttATATCAATAAACAGTTTGATTACTTTCTGAAAAAATTAGCAAACTGATTAATATTTCATAATATATGAACTGAACAAGCTACAACACAACTTACTAAACAGGGCACAATCTAGTGAAAATGAACCTAAGCAGGACTAGTTAATATGGTCCGAATGTCTGATTCTTAACACACGTTGGAAATAACAataaatattgtttttttttttcttttaatgcatcaatcataaaaaatttcaaccacAAGGAATACTCAATCATATTTAAGGtgtaataaataaagaaataaaaaaaaaggaaagaatacaTCTATCTTACAGGAACTGAGACAATAAGTGGATATAGATTCTTCTCCGCAAAGTATGTTACTTGATGTGGGGTGGCCTTCAGTGGAATCTAAGGATGACAACAGATTAGAAAGGTCAAGAAATAAGGGATTGCAtacatgagagagagagagagagagggaggtaCTCACTTTCTGCACAGGCCAGTAGCAGTCATAGTTTGATCCAGAAGGCAACTGGCATATCTTCAAAACACCCTACAAGACACAGACGAAGAGAGGGTaacagaataaataaatttaaaaaatcagcAACAATCGTAAATCTAGTTTGTCATATTTTCCATGAAAATATTAATGCTATGCTATACCTGTGATGTAACATATATGAGCCCATGGTTGCAGTTCACATTGTGAAGAACCGTAAAAGCAACAATAGATCCATCACATAGCTGACACAGAAGAATAGTTAGGTAATTTGTCAAATTtcttatatgtaaaaaatatctACAACAAAAATAGTTAATCTCTTTCTTTTTACATTATAAGAACCAAGCCAGAAAAATACAGTCATGTGTCATCATGGTGATGACTCGAGCATAGCAAGCAGTCCTATCAACAGCATATTGCAATTTGTATTACAATGGCATTTACAATTGACACAATGCCTAATCCTGAGCCTATTACACAAATAGGATAGGTGCTCAGATACGACAGGAATGCCAGTGAACAAGAAGAACCACCTACAGTATAGGTGACAAATAACTTCTAAGACAATACAGGATGCACGGTCCATTGGGCACAGGATTTGGGTCTATgtataacattttaatttttaataaaggaATAAGATAGCTTTCTGCAAGGGACTAATTGCAAGTTCATTAAACACACCACCAACAATGAAGGAAGGTGGTAATACTTTTAAAATGCCAATGTTCATGGGCCATGCAAGAACATGGGAAAACAGCCATATACGACAATCAAATTGAATTTCTTACCTGTGGATGAACACGTAATCGCTCTCTCAACATCATAACCCAAGCTGGTCTAGACCCTGATAGAAAGAATCCTTGATAACCACCAATATTCTTGAAAACGGTAATTTGCTGACAAGGGGATACATTTGATGTCTCCTCCCTGGCATACGCATCCATGGGAACCCGAACAAATCTCAAATTTCTAAGCCTGGAAACATTAGTACTGTTAAGACCAGCTGGTCCTCCTGCAGATACTGAATCCTCGAGTTTGGAATTACCATCTAGACTTTCATAAAGATAGGCATGATAACAAAGAATTGTTCCATCACTCAAAATCCCAAAAAGAAATGGACGGCTGTGCTGTCCTGACCATCTGTGCATGGCTAACTCAACAACTTTCATATCCGGAACATTTTCCATCCTGCCTTGACCACTTATGCCATTGGAACCTCTGtccactttttcaaaatcttttggcACCTCTTTCATCAGAGCATCAATAAGGTGACTCTTTCCAGACATAAAGTTTTCCACAGAAAAAACACAACTAAAATTGGGCACATCAAATATTTCAAGGCTACCATTTTCATAACACATAACACAATAAATATCTCCATGGTCCTGAGCTGCACCATCTGCACCATCAATAGCCTCACCAACACCAGTAGAAAGCCATGCATCAGTACTTGTCTTCCTTAGCCATGGCTCAGGCCCTTTATCATGATACAGTGTGCAAGAAGAAACTGATCCTTTTGAGCTTTCAAGTGAAGCCGGAGTAGTAACAGAAATGGTACAGGTACTAGGATCTGTTAATTGAAATTTATAGGAGGAAAGGCATCAAAACTAAGGATGAAAGAAATGGAAGGAAAAAAGAAATGTTTCTGAGCAACACCTATGAGTCTACAGAACAATGAAACGGGTAACAAAAGTGTGTGAGcaacaaaaagatatgataagaacaAATTGAACATGAAGATATGTGAAACCAAACTACTAATAGTGGAGGgggaaaaaaaactaacaaaggcTTACCTCCAATTAAAAGTCGAATACTTCCATCGCTCATTCTGATCAATGCGTATGGATCAGCAATAGAAACAGAAACCGCCATCACATTCTCAGATCCAGAATTAGATTCAGAGTTAGAAGATCCAAAAAAATTTTCACGGGTCATAAAAGACCCGTCAAGAATTCGAGCACCATGCTCAAAAACTTGGATAACTCGACGCCTACAAACAAATCCAGGATTAGTGATATCCTTGTAATTTTAGTCTACATTCAGCATATATACAGATGAAGATGAAATACACATTCTGTTTCTGCATCTACTGATGAGTGCTGATAGGCATGCTAATGTAAGAATGCAatgacaaaaaattaataaaatttcaaacaaatggtAAACATTGATAAACTGAAAGTAATAAGCAATTATAGATACTAGTCATCTTCAAAATAAGTTCCTTTCTTACAGAAACTtgaataattaacaaataaatagATTATAGCAAAAACAAATTGCAGAAAAAGACCCACCTTCCAAATAAATTTCCTGCAGCAAGTGTTTTACCACGAATATAATACTCTACACTTTCAGTAACCTCACTAAGAAGATCAGCTGTTTCTAGTACCTGATGACAGCAGGGAAAAAAGGTCACTTTAATGAACCAAAAATGTATTGCTGTTATTTGTTCATGTTATTGTTGTAAGAAATCCAATGAAGTTCTAGAGCACCGATTTCTATCAAGCAGAATGTTTACAgaggaaaacaaaaaaagaaagctTAGAAGAAGCATGAAGGAAATTAACTGGAAAGAGAGAGAATAAACCACAATAAAAGATGttgcttaaaaaataataagctATGAACACACCCATTATGCTACTATGCATGTGTTGATTAAGCTTATTTTGGTTCAAAACAACCTTTTTTTTTTGACAGAGGTCCAAAACAActtgaaatagaaaaaaaaaaaaaagactatcaTCCCAAAAACTATATCTTCATTAAACTTAATCTGTTAAAGTTCAAACCATGACAGCAAGTAAATAGTGTTTCCAAGAAAAGAATGACAAACTAGGTTTGCATCCTCAAGAGTCTTGTTCATGAAGCCATGCAccatcttaaatttttaaaagcaatCCTAACACGTTTTTACACTAAGCCCTAACCCTTCAGTTGTCCTGCAGAGTACACatggttgagagagagagagagagagaggaatcaTGTTACAAATCATAGGTTATCCTACCAAAACATATAACACTTATTAAAAAGATTACCATAGTACGAGCCTCCAAACTTATAATCAGGTATGCATgatattcatcatcatcattagccATCTTAGAGGAATCAGCACTATGAGACCGTGAGCTCTTATGATAAACAGTCCATATTCCTTTGCAACCAGGAAGTTCAACCTGAAATGATACAGGAAGCGAAAATACGGGTTCATTTCATATCACTTCACtccttttcaaattttgattagaGAATCTTTAGATATCGGTCATTCAGCAAACTGAA
Coding sequences within it:
- the LOC112801717 gene encoding cleavage and polyadenylation specificity factor subunit 1 isoform X1, which codes for MSFAAYKMMHCPTGIDNCASGFLTHSRADYVPRVPPLPADDLDPDSDWPNPATRRDLGPIPNLILTSANVLEVYAVRVHEESAKGPPAAAESSRGGVFDGVTGASLELVCHYRLHGNVEAMAVLSIGAGDGSRRRDSIILTFKDAKISVLEYDDSIHGLRTSSLHCFEGPEWLHLKRGREQFASGPLVKVDPQGRCGGVLVYDLQMIILKATQAGSGLVGDDDTLGSGGAVAARIESSYMINLRDLDMRHVKDFTFVHGYIEPVMVILHECELTWAGRLSWKHHTCMISALSISTTLKQHPLIWSAVNLPHDAYKLLAVPSPIGGVLVIGANTIHYHSQSASCALALNSYAVSLDSSQEMPRSTFNVELDAANATWLSNDVALLSTKTGELLLLVLVYDGRVVQRLDLSKSKASVLSSGITTIGNSLFFLASRLGDSMLVQFSCGSGVSMSSSNNLKEEVGDIEVDAPSSKRLRRSPSDALQDLVSGEELSLYGSAPNRTESAQKTFSFAVRDSLINIGPLKDFSYGLRINADANATGIAKQSNYELVCCSGHGKNGSICVLRQSIRPEVITEVELPGCKGIWTVYHKSSRSHSADSSKMANDDDEYHAYLIISLEARTMVLETADLLSEVTESVEYYIRGKTLAAGNLFGRRRVIQVFEHGARILDGSFMTRENFFGSSNSESNSGSENVMAVSVSIADPYALIRMSDGSIRLLIGDPSTCTISVTTPASLESSKGSVSSCTLYHDKGPEPWLRKTSTDAWLSTGVGEAIDGADGAAQDHGDIYCVMCYENGSLEIFDVPNFSCVFSVENFMSGKSHLIDALMKEVPKDFEKVDRGSNGISGQGRMENVPDMKVVELAMHRWSGQHSRPFLFGILSDGTILCYHAYLYESLDGNSKLEDSVSAGGPAGLNSTNVSRLRNLRFVRVPMDAYAREETSNVSPCQQITVFKNIGGYQGFFLSGSRPAWVMMLRERLRVHPQLCDGSIVAFTVLHNVNCNHGLIYVTSQGVLKICQLPSGSNYDCYWPVQKIPLKATPHQVTYFAEKNLYPLIVSVPVPKPLNQVVSLVEQDSNHQSESQNLNPDEQNRFYSVDEFEVRIMEPDKSGGPWQTKATIPMQTSENALTVRMVTLLNTSSKENETLLAVGTAYVQGEDVAARGRILLFSLGKNTDNSQTLVSEVYSKELKGAISALASLQGHLLIASGPKIILHKWTGTELNGIAFFDAPPLHVVSLNIVKNFILIGDIHKSIYFLSWKEQGAQLSLLAKDFGNLDCFATEFLIDGSTLSLMVSDDQKNIQIFYYAPKMSESWKGQKLLSRAEFHVGAHVTKFLRLQMLSTSDRSGSGSDKTNRFALLFGTLDGSIGCIAPLDELTFRRLQSLQRKLVDAVPHLAGLNPRAFRQFRSNGKAHRPGPDSIVDCELLCHYEMLPLEEQLEIAHQVGTTRSQILSNLSDLALGTSFL
- the LOC112801717 gene encoding cleavage and polyadenylation specificity factor subunit 1 isoform X2, encoding MVILHECELTWAGRLSWKHHTCMISALSISTTLKQHPLIWSAVNLPHDAYKLLAVPSPIGGVLVIGANTIHYHSQSASCALALNSYAVSLDSSQEMPRSTFNVELDAANATWLSNDVALLSTKTGELLLLVLVYDGRVVQRLDLSKSKASVLSSGITTIGNSLFFLASRLGDSMLVQFSCGSGVSMSSSNNLKEEVGDIEVDAPSSKRLRRSPSDALQDLVSGEELSLYGSAPNRTESAQKTFSFAVRDSLINIGPLKDFSYGLRINADANATGIAKQSNYELVCCSGHGKNGSICVLRQSIRPEVITEVELPGCKGIWTVYHKSSRSHSADSSKMANDDDEYHAYLIISLEARTMVLETADLLSEVTESVEYYIRGKTLAAGNLFGRRRVIQVFEHGARILDGSFMTRENFFGSSNSESNSGSENVMAVSVSIADPYALIRMSDGSIRLLIGDPSTCTISVTTPASLESSKGSVSSCTLYHDKGPEPWLRKTSTDAWLSTGVGEAIDGADGAAQDHGDIYCVMCYENGSLEIFDVPNFSCVFSVENFMSGKSHLIDALMKEVPKDFEKVDRGSNGISGQGRMENVPDMKVVELAMHRWSGQHSRPFLFGILSDGTILCYHAYLYESLDGNSKLEDSVSAGGPAGLNSTNVSRLRNLRFVRVPMDAYAREETSNVSPCQQITVFKNIGGYQGFFLSGSRPAWVMMLRERLRVHPQLCDGSIVAFTVLHNVNCNHGLIYVTSQGVLKICQLPSGSNYDCYWPVQKIPLKATPHQVTYFAEKNLYPLIVSVPVPKPLNQVVSLVEQDSNHQSESQNLNPDEQNRFYSVDEFEVRIMEPDKSGGPWQTKATIPMQTSENALTVRMVTLLNTSSKENETLLAVGTAYVQGEDVAARGRILLFSLGKNTDNSQTLVSEVYSKELKGAISALASLQGHLLIASGPKIILHKWTGTELNGIAFFDAPPLHVVSLNIVKNFILIGDIHKSIYFLSWKEQGAQLSLLAKDFGNLDCFATEFLIDGSTLSLMVSDDQKNIQIFYYAPKMSESWKGQKLLSRAEFHVGAHVTKFLRLQMLSTSDRSGSGSDKTNRFALLFGTLDGSIGCIAPLDELTFRRLQSLQRKLVDAVPHLAGLNPRAFRQFRSNGKAHRPGPDSIVDCELLCHYEMLPLEEQLEIAHQVGTTRSQILSNLSDLALGTSFL